Proteins encoded by one window of Amaranthus tricolor cultivar Red isolate AtriRed21 chromosome 4, ASM2621246v1, whole genome shotgun sequence:
- the LOC130811285 gene encoding uridine kinase-like protein 3 isoform X2 yields the protein MIKASSGVHFSGFHMDGIESWKADIEQPTTSTTANVCNQPFIIGVAGGAASGKTTVCDMIIQQLHDQRVVVVNQDSFYHNLTQDELSRVHEYNFDHPDAFDTEELLCTMEKLRHGKAVDIPKYDYKSYKKSVFPARRVNPSDLIILEGILVFHDPRVRELMNMKIFVDTDADVRLARRIRRDTAEKSRDIAMVLDQYSKFVKPAFDDFILPTKKYADIIIPRGGDNHVAVDLIVQHIRTKLGQHDLCKIYPNLYVIQTTFQIRGMHTLIRDTETTKHDFVFYADRLIRLVVEHGLGHLPFTEKQVITPTDSVYTGVDFCKRLCGVSIIRSGESMENALRACCKGIKIGKILIHREGDNGQQLIYEKLPQDISDRHVLLLDPILGTGNSAVQAISLLIKKGVPEVNIIFLNLISAPQGVHMVCKSFPRIKIVTSEIEMGLNKDFRVIPGMGEFGDRYFGTDDE from the exons ATGATAAAGGCTTCATCAGGGGTACATTTTTCTGGATTTCACATGGATGGCATTGAATCATGGAAAGCAGATATTGAGCAACCAACAACGTCAACTACTGCAAATGTTTGCAATCAACCTTTTATCATTG GAGTTGCTGGAGGTGCAGCATCAGGAAAAACTACCGTTTGTGATATGATAATTCAGCAGCTTCATGATCAGCGTGTGGTAGTTGTAAATCAG GATTCATTTTATCATAATTTGACACAAGACGAGCTTTCACGAGTTCATGAATACAACTTTGACCACCCCG ATGCATTTGACACTGAAGAGTTGCTTTGTACCATGGAGAAACTAAGGCATGGGAAAGCAGTGGATATTCCCAAGTATGATTATAAGAGTTACAAAAAAAGTGTATTTCCTGCTCGAAGA GTAAACCCATCAGATTTGATTATATTGGAAGGGATACTTGTTTTCCATGATCCTCGTGTTCGTGAGCTCATGAATATGAAGATTTTTGTTGATACAG ATGCGGATGTACGACTAGCTAGACGAATAAGGCGTGATACAGCCGAGAAGAGTAGAGACATTGCTATGGTGCTTGATCAG TACTCAAAATTTGTGAAGCCTGCTTTTGATGATTTCATACTTCCAACAAAGAAGTATGCAGATATTATCATTCCTCGTGGAGGTGACAATCATGTTGCTGTTGATCTCATTGTGCAACATATCCGTACAAAATTAGGGCAGCACGATCTCTGCAAAATATACCCTAATCTGTATGTTATTCAAACAACCTTCCAG ATTCGTGGCATGCATACACTTATCCGTGACACAGAGACTACGAaacatgattttgttttttatgctGATCGGTTGATACGCTTG GTTGTTGAGCATGGACTAGGACATCTTCCTTTCACAGAAAAGCAGGTTATTACTCCTACTG ACTCTGTATACACTGGTGTAGATTTCTGTAAGAGATTATGTGGAGTATCCATTATTAGAAG TGGTGAAAGCATGGAGAATGCGTTGCGAGCATGCTGCAAGGGAATCAAAATTGGCAAGATTCTTATACATAGAGAAGGTGACAATGGGCAGCAA TTAATATATGAAAAGCTACCACAAGATATATCGGATCGACATGTATTGCTCTTGGATCCAATCCTAGGAACAG GAAACTCCGCTGTTCAAGCCATATCTTTACTCATAAAGAAGGGTGTACCAGAAGTAAACATCATATTTCTCAATCTTATATCT GCACCCCAAGGAGTCCATATGGTCTGCAAAAGCTTCCCAAGAATAAAGATTGTGACCTCTGAAATTGAAATGGGCTTGAATAAAGATTTTCGTGTCATACCTGGCATGGGCGAGTTTGGAGATAGGTATTTTGGTACTGATGACGAATGA
- the LOC130811285 gene encoding uridine kinase-like protein 3 isoform X1, translating to MGSQSVADMIKASSGVHFSGFHMDGIESWKADIEQPTTSTTANVCNQPFIIGVAGGAASGKTTVCDMIIQQLHDQRVVVVNQDSFYHNLTQDELSRVHEYNFDHPDAFDTEELLCTMEKLRHGKAVDIPKYDYKSYKKSVFPARRVNPSDLIILEGILVFHDPRVRELMNMKIFVDTDADVRLARRIRRDTAEKSRDIAMVLDQYSKFVKPAFDDFILPTKKYADIIIPRGGDNHVAVDLIVQHIRTKLGQHDLCKIYPNLYVIQTTFQIRGMHTLIRDTETTKHDFVFYADRLIRLVVEHGLGHLPFTEKQVITPTDSVYTGVDFCKRLCGVSIIRSGESMENALRACCKGIKIGKILIHREGDNGQQLIYEKLPQDISDRHVLLLDPILGTGNSAVQAISLLIKKGVPEVNIIFLNLISAPQGVHMVCKSFPRIKIVTSEIEMGLNKDFRVIPGMGEFGDRYFGTDDE from the exons ATGGGTTCCCAATCAGTTGCAGATATGATAAAGGCTTCATCAGGGGTACATTTTTCTGGATTTCACATGGATGGCATTGAATCATGGAAAGCAGATATTGAGCAACCAACAACGTCAACTACTGCAAATGTTTGCAATCAACCTTTTATCATTG GAGTTGCTGGAGGTGCAGCATCAGGAAAAACTACCGTTTGTGATATGATAATTCAGCAGCTTCATGATCAGCGTGTGGTAGTTGTAAATCAG GATTCATTTTATCATAATTTGACACAAGACGAGCTTTCACGAGTTCATGAATACAACTTTGACCACCCCG ATGCATTTGACACTGAAGAGTTGCTTTGTACCATGGAGAAACTAAGGCATGGGAAAGCAGTGGATATTCCCAAGTATGATTATAAGAGTTACAAAAAAAGTGTATTTCCTGCTCGAAGA GTAAACCCATCAGATTTGATTATATTGGAAGGGATACTTGTTTTCCATGATCCTCGTGTTCGTGAGCTCATGAATATGAAGATTTTTGTTGATACAG ATGCGGATGTACGACTAGCTAGACGAATAAGGCGTGATACAGCCGAGAAGAGTAGAGACATTGCTATGGTGCTTGATCAG TACTCAAAATTTGTGAAGCCTGCTTTTGATGATTTCATACTTCCAACAAAGAAGTATGCAGATATTATCATTCCTCGTGGAGGTGACAATCATGTTGCTGTTGATCTCATTGTGCAACATATCCGTACAAAATTAGGGCAGCACGATCTCTGCAAAATATACCCTAATCTGTATGTTATTCAAACAACCTTCCAG ATTCGTGGCATGCATACACTTATCCGTGACACAGAGACTACGAaacatgattttgttttttatgctGATCGGTTGATACGCTTG GTTGTTGAGCATGGACTAGGACATCTTCCTTTCACAGAAAAGCAGGTTATTACTCCTACTG ACTCTGTATACACTGGTGTAGATTTCTGTAAGAGATTATGTGGAGTATCCATTATTAGAAG TGGTGAAAGCATGGAGAATGCGTTGCGAGCATGCTGCAAGGGAATCAAAATTGGCAAGATTCTTATACATAGAGAAGGTGACAATGGGCAGCAA TTAATATATGAAAAGCTACCACAAGATATATCGGATCGACATGTATTGCTCTTGGATCCAATCCTAGGAACAG GAAACTCCGCTGTTCAAGCCATATCTTTACTCATAAAGAAGGGTGTACCAGAAGTAAACATCATATTTCTCAATCTTATATCT GCACCCCAAGGAGTCCATATGGTCTGCAAAAGCTTCCCAAGAATAAAGATTGTGACCTCTGAAATTGAAATGGGCTTGAATAAAGATTTTCGTGTCATACCTGGCATGGGCGAGTTTGGAGATAGGTATTTTGGTACTGATGACGAATGA
- the LOC130810972 gene encoding uncharacterized protein LOC130810972 has translation MMTSRRSLMGGCCKLLLLTRNHFPRSRPRPTTLTSNSFTTWIPKFSDINSPDLQNLLFRMASTRFYSSESSNNPYPVPDLDLDMKKKLQEKEDIEMMKHQEIEGPTVERDLSALANETREVTNSLLKTMYDVSSLLALLGLAHLALVAYFLNCKYPSFMIITISALAFGFPFSMAFMLRQSLKSMHFFLKMEQSGRLQILTTTMQISKHLRLFFLRLRPLSFLCLAGVVMEAGGTNGDIASDGDGDLEDQPRVDERSRPLVDRLLDPPKELPRWPEPRGEGAKGRVEMRSFGLYGFANSEFEDFGYFVVMIWRQTTQGVTKCVSVITKINLVQSLVTKLRGECVKDFEVRWKQTIN, from the exons ATGATGACCAGTAGGAGGAGTTTGATGGGTGGTTGTTGCAAACTCTTGTTGTTGACGCGGAATCACTTTCCCAGATCTAGACCCAGACCCACAACATTAACATCAAACTCTTTCACCACTTGGATTCCCAAGTTTTCTGATATTAACTCTCCGGATTTACAAAATCTCTTGTTTCGAATGGCTTCGACACGATTTTATTCATCTGAATCAAGCAATAACCCTTATCCAGTTCCAGACCTAGACCTAGACATGAAGAAGAAGCTTCAGGAAAAGGAGGATATTGAGATGATGAAGCATCAGGAGATTGAAGGCCCCACTGTGGAAAGGGATCTCTCGGCTCTAGCGAATGAAACCAGGGAGGTGACCAACTCTCTGCTCAAGACTATGTACGATGTGAGCAGCCTTCTTGCTTTGCTGGGTTTGGCTCATTTAGCCCTGGTTGCCTACTTCTTAAACTGTAAATACCCATCCTTTATGATAATCACCATCAGTGCTCTAGCATTTGGCTTTCCTTTCTCCATGGCCTTTATGCTTAGGCAATCCTTGAAATCCATGCATTTCTTCCTCAAGATGGAGCAAAGTGGTCGCCTTCAGATTTTGACCACTACTATGCAGATCTCCAAGCACCTTCGTCTCTTCTTCCTCCGCCTTCGCCCTCTTTCTTTCTTGTGTCTTGCTG GAGTGGTCATGGAAGCTGGAGGAACAAATGGCGACATAGCATCGGATGGTGATGGAGATCTGGAAGACCaacctcgagtagatgaacgctcgAGACCTCTTGTGGATCGACTACTTGATCCTCCAAAAGAGCTACCTCGGTGGCCCGAACCCCGAGGAGAAGGAGCCAAGGGTAGAGTCGAAATGAG ATCTTTTGGACTGTATGGTTTTGCAAATTCAGAATTTGAGGACTTTGGTTATTTTGTGGTTATGAT TTGGAGACAAACAACTCAAGGGGTGACAAAATGTGTATCAGTTATAACAAAG ATCAATTTGGTGCAATCTCTTGTAACAAAATTGAGAGGTGAATGCGTAAAAGATTTTGAAGTACGGTGGAAGCAAACCATCAACTAG